In the genome of Pseudarthrobacter sp. IC2-21, one region contains:
- the miaA gene encoding tRNA (adenosine(37)-N6)-dimethylallyltransferase MiaA: MARPPVIAVVGPTGSGKSDLAVSLALELGGEVINADAMQFYRGMDIGTAKITLAERRGVPHHLLDTLDVTEEASVSDFQQQAREVIRGIHDRGKRAIVAGGSGLYVRAVLDVLEFPGTDPAVRRTLEAELEQSGPEALLSRLRDVDPVSAGRVSDARRIVRALEVHQLTGRPFSSFMPQREYFQPAVQIGLAVDREALRERLGLRVHRMVDNGLLEEVRRLDAAGLRSGKTAPRALGYAQFLKVLDGAATVAEATEDTIVATRQFARRQLTWFRADPRIGWLDWQAPDLVAQAAALAGSQPVS, translated from the coding sequence GTGGCCCGGCCTCCGGTCATCGCCGTCGTCGGTCCCACCGGCTCAGGCAAGTCCGATCTTGCGGTCAGCCTTGCACTCGAATTGGGTGGCGAGGTGATCAATGCCGACGCCATGCAGTTCTACCGCGGCATGGACATCGGCACGGCCAAGATCACCCTGGCCGAACGGCGCGGCGTGCCCCATCACCTGCTGGACACCCTGGACGTCACCGAGGAAGCCAGCGTTTCCGATTTCCAGCAGCAGGCACGGGAGGTCATCCGCGGCATTCACGACCGCGGTAAGCGCGCCATCGTGGCGGGCGGGTCCGGCCTCTACGTGCGGGCTGTCCTGGACGTCCTTGAGTTCCCGGGGACCGACCCGGCAGTGCGCCGCACCCTGGAAGCCGAGCTCGAACAATCCGGACCCGAAGCCCTCCTTTCCCGGCTCCGGGACGTGGATCCCGTCTCCGCAGGCAGGGTCAGCGATGCCCGTCGCATCGTCCGGGCACTGGAGGTGCACCAGCTCACCGGCCGGCCCTTCAGCTCCTTTATGCCCCAGCGTGAGTACTTCCAGCCGGCCGTGCAGATCGGGCTGGCCGTGGACCGCGAAGCCCTCCGGGAACGGCTGGGCCTGCGGGTACACAGGATGGTTGACAACGGCCTGCTCGAGGAAGTGCGCCGACTCGACGCGGCCGGACTGCGCAGCGGAAAAACCGCGCCCCGGGCACTGGGCTATGCCCAGTTTTTGAAGGTGCTCGACGGCGCCGCAACCGTCGCCGAGGCAACCGAGGACACCATCGTGGCCACCCGGCAATTCGCCCGGCGCCAGCTCACCTGGTTCCGGGCGGATCCCCGCATCGGCTGGCTGGACTGGCAGGCCCCGGACCTTGTGGCCCAGGCCGCCGCCCTGGCCGGCTCACAGCCGGTCAGCTGA
- a CDS encoding DUF3046 domain-containing protein has product MRISDYWRLMDDEFGAGYSRVLSSTLVLAGVGGRTADEALKAGVSPRSVWLAMCEVQDVPPERRLGRDVKPRD; this is encoded by the coding sequence GTGCGGATCAGTGACTATTGGCGGCTTATGGACGACGAATTCGGGGCAGGCTACTCAAGGGTCCTCAGCAGCACCCTGGTCCTGGCAGGCGTTGGGGGACGCACCGCGGACGAAGCACTCAAGGCCGGCGTGAGCCCTCGAAGCGTGTGGCTCGCCATGTGTGAGGTGCAGGACGTTCCGCCCGAGCGGCGCCTGGGCCGTGACGTGAAGCCCCGGGACTAA
- the recA gene encoding recombinase RecA, whose product MAAAPDREKALEAALAQIDKQFGKGSVMRLGDEVRAPIEVIPTGSIALDVALGIGGLPRGRVVEIYGPESSGKTTVALHAVANAQRLGGIAAFIDAEHALDPEYAAKLGVDTDALLVSQPDTGEQALEIMDMLIGSGSLDVIVIDSVAALVPRAEIEGDMGDSHVGLQARLMSQALRKITGRLSQTKTTAIFINQLREKIGVFFGSPETTTGGKALKFYASIRIDVRRIQTLKEGADSVGNRTKAKIVKNKMAPPFKIAEFDIIYGQGISREGGIIDMGVEHGLIKKSGSWFTYDGDQLGQGMENSRRFLRDNPELAAELERLIKEKLGVGVKPAADESKDSPKLKAVDGF is encoded by the coding sequence ATGGCGGCAGCCCCGGATCGTGAAAAAGCGCTGGAAGCAGCGCTGGCCCAGATTGACAAGCAGTTCGGCAAGGGATCGGTCATGCGGCTGGGGGATGAAGTCCGTGCCCCCATCGAAGTCATTCCCACCGGCTCCATCGCCCTGGACGTCGCCCTGGGCATTGGCGGTTTGCCCCGCGGCCGCGTTGTGGAGATCTACGGCCCGGAATCCTCGGGTAAAACCACGGTGGCCCTGCATGCGGTCGCAAACGCTCAGCGTCTGGGCGGCATTGCTGCCTTCATCGACGCCGAGCACGCCCTGGACCCGGAATACGCTGCCAAGCTGGGCGTCGATACCGACGCCCTCCTGGTCTCCCAGCCGGACACCGGCGAGCAGGCACTGGAAATCATGGACATGTTGATCGGGTCCGGTTCCCTGGACGTCATCGTCATCGACTCCGTGGCAGCCCTGGTGCCGCGTGCGGAAATCGAAGGCGACATGGGAGACAGCCACGTTGGCCTGCAGGCCCGCCTGATGAGCCAGGCGCTGCGTAAGATCACCGGCCGCCTGAGCCAGACCAAGACCACTGCCATCTTCATCAACCAGCTCCGTGAAAAGATCGGCGTGTTCTTCGGCTCCCCGGAGACCACCACCGGTGGTAAGGCCCTGAAGTTCTACGCCTCCATCCGCATCGACGTCCGCCGGATCCAGACGTTGAAGGAAGGCGCGGACTCGGTCGGTAACCGCACCAAAGCCAAGATCGTCAAGAACAAAATGGCGCCGCCCTTCAAGATCGCCGAGTTTGACATCATCTACGGCCAGGGCATTTCCCGTGAGGGCGGCATCATCGACATGGGTGTTGAACACGGCCTCATCAAGAAGTCCGGTTCATGGTTCACGTACGACGGCGACCAGCTGGGCCAGGGCATGGAGAACTCCCGCCGTTTCCTGCGCGACAACCCCGAACTGGCCGCCGAGCTGGAGCGCCTCATCAAGGAGAAGCTGGGGGTGGGTGTTAAGCCCGCCGCCGACGAGTCCAAGGATTCGCCCAAGCTGAAGGCCGTTGACGGCTTCTAG
- a CDS encoding regulatory protein RecX: MGEWESGGGPGRRKGAGSRRRSGWAGSAGPDGPDPESSVASDPEPDPASVARAIVLRQLTSSAKSRLQLSRKLAERNIPEDVAEDVLDRFQEVRLIDDAEFADMWVRSRSQSRKLAKGALRRELSDKGIDADTAAAALEQLSDADEEAAARLLVERKLRSGADLSDRAERDKTTRRLASMLARKGYQPAQAFRVVGEVIDARLGGEAGGYGPGHDSYGPGL; the protein is encoded by the coding sequence ATGGGTGAATGGGAGTCCGGGGGAGGACCCGGGCGGCGTAAGGGTGCCGGCAGCCGGCGCAGGTCAGGCTGGGCCGGCAGTGCGGGCCCGGACGGGCCCGACCCTGAGTCGTCCGTCGCCTCGGACCCCGAACCCGACCCCGCCTCGGTTGCCCGCGCCATAGTCCTGCGGCAACTGACCAGTTCGGCGAAAAGCCGATTGCAGCTGTCCCGCAAGCTCGCGGAACGGAACATCCCCGAGGACGTGGCCGAAGACGTCCTGGACCGGTTCCAGGAAGTCCGCCTGATCGACGACGCCGAGTTTGCCGACATGTGGGTGCGCAGCCGGTCCCAGTCGCGGAAGCTGGCGAAGGGGGCCCTGCGGCGCGAGTTGTCGGACAAGGGCATTGACGCCGATACTGCCGCCGCCGCACTGGAGCAACTCTCCGACGCCGATGAAGAAGCTGCCGCCCGGCTACTGGTGGAACGTAAGCTGCGTTCCGGTGCGGACCTCTCCGACAGGGCCGAACGGGACAAAACCACCCGACGCCTCGCCTCCATGCTCGCCCGGAAGGGCTACCAGCCTGCCCAGGCATTCAGGGTGGTGGGTGAGGTCATTGATGCCCGGCTGGGCGGCGAGGCAGGCGGCTACGGGCCCGGCCACGACAGCTACGGGCCCGGCCTGTAG
- the miaB gene encoding tRNA (N6-isopentenyl adenosine(37)-C2)-methylthiotransferase MiaB, with protein sequence MSLTIPSPASGTVPSAASGAPHETGAMPVAGAPQPRTYQVRTFGCQMNVHDSERMAGMLEAAGYVAAQGEQADVVVFNTCAVRENADNKLYGNLGMLVPVKAANPGMQIAVGGCLAQKDREAILRKAPWVDAVFGTHNVGALPALLDRARHNNEAQLEILESLDVFPSTLPTKRDSVYSGWVSISVGCNNTCTFCIVPALRGKEKDRRPGDILAEIQALVDDGAIEVTLLGQNVNSYGVEFGDRQAFSKLLRACGEIEGLERVRFTSPHPAAFTDDVIDAMAETPNVMPQLHMPLQSGSDKVLKDMKRSYRSTKFLGILDKVREKIPHAAISTDIIVGFPGETEEDFQATLDVVEKSRFATAFTFQYSKRPGTPAAELPDQLPKAVVQERFERLTALQDRIAAEENAKQLGRRVEVMVTAQSGRKSEETHRLSGRSRDQRLVHFSVPAGAESPRPGDLVTVTITGAAAFHLVADPALEDYSLRRSRAGDAWDRSQADSCGAPVPGAGAGAGGARTGVLLGMPTLPVRSR encoded by the coding sequence GTGAGTTTGACCATTCCTTCCCCCGCATCCGGCACCGTCCCTTCCGCAGCCTCCGGCGCGCCGCACGAAACAGGCGCAATGCCCGTTGCAGGCGCTCCGCAGCCGCGTACCTATCAGGTGCGCACCTTTGGCTGCCAGATGAATGTCCATGATTCGGAGCGGATGGCCGGCATGCTCGAGGCGGCTGGCTACGTCGCCGCCCAGGGTGAGCAGGCCGACGTCGTCGTCTTCAACACCTGCGCGGTGCGTGAGAACGCGGACAACAAGCTTTACGGCAACCTGGGCATGCTGGTGCCGGTGAAGGCCGCCAACCCGGGAATGCAGATCGCCGTCGGCGGCTGCCTGGCGCAGAAGGACCGCGAAGCCATCCTCAGGAAGGCTCCCTGGGTGGACGCCGTGTTCGGAACCCACAATGTGGGCGCGCTGCCGGCGCTGCTGGACCGGGCCCGGCATAACAACGAAGCCCAGTTGGAGATCCTCGAATCCCTGGATGTTTTCCCCTCCACCCTGCCCACCAAGCGGGACTCGGTCTACTCGGGATGGGTCTCCATCTCCGTGGGCTGCAACAACACCTGCACGTTCTGCATCGTTCCCGCCCTTCGCGGCAAGGAGAAGGACCGCCGCCCCGGCGACATCCTCGCTGAAATCCAGGCGCTCGTGGACGATGGTGCGATCGAAGTCACCCTCCTCGGGCAAAACGTGAACTCCTATGGCGTGGAATTCGGCGACCGGCAGGCTTTCTCCAAACTCCTGCGCGCCTGCGGCGAAATCGAGGGCCTCGAGCGGGTCCGGTTCACCAGTCCGCACCCGGCTGCGTTCACCGACGACGTCATTGATGCCATGGCCGAGACCCCAAACGTTATGCCGCAGCTGCACATGCCGCTGCAGTCCGGATCGGACAAGGTCCTGAAAGACATGAAGCGGTCCTACCGGTCCACCAAGTTCCTTGGCATCCTGGACAAGGTGCGGGAGAAAATTCCGCACGCCGCCATCTCCACCGACATCATTGTGGGCTTCCCGGGGGAGACGGAGGAGGACTTCCAGGCCACCCTGGATGTGGTGGAGAAATCGCGATTCGCCACTGCTTTCACATTCCAGTACTCCAAGCGGCCGGGCACCCCCGCGGCAGAGCTGCCCGATCAGCTGCCCAAGGCCGTGGTGCAGGAGCGCTTTGAACGACTGACCGCCCTGCAGGACAGAATTGCCGCAGAAGAAAATGCCAAGCAGCTGGGCCGGCGGGTGGAAGTCATGGTTACCGCCCAGTCCGGCCGGAAGTCTGAAGAGACGCACCGGCTCTCGGGCAGGTCCCGGGACCAGCGGCTGGTGCACTTCTCGGTTCCCGCTGGCGCCGAATCACCCCGCCCCGGTGACCTGGTCACCGTCACCATTACCGGGGCCGCCGCCTTCCACCTCGTCGCGGACCCGGCACTGGAGGACTACAGCCTGCGGCGGTCCCGTGCCGGCGATGCCTGGGACCGGTCGCAAGCGGACTCCTGCGGCGCTCCCGTCCCGGGCGCCGGAGCCGGCGCGGGCGGTGCCCGGACCGGCGTCCTGCTGGGCATGCCGACCCTGCCGGTCCGGAGCCGCTGA
- the dapF gene encoding diaminopimelate epimerase, with protein sequence MDATPAETTEPAYRSLGGLRFSKGHGTGNDFVLIADPDGVHTIDAAQVAALCDRHRGIGGDGLIRAVPSRYLSEGRELLQTSPEAEWFMDYRNGDGSLSEMCGNGVRVFVHFLRAEGLVNLPDGGSLTVGTRGGPKTVVRTGDTYAVDMGPWEFIFPGEATAKAMDSLVTADGLEVPRPALSVSMGNPHTVVALAELSELEATRLFTAPVVDPLPANGTNVEFVVPAEPLVHDGVGTVTMRVHERGVGETQSCGTGACAAAVATRHWAGAEAPDSWLVNVPGGVVGVKFFSGAAGHEHVELSGPAVIVASGTLS encoded by the coding sequence ATGGACGCAACCCCCGCAGAGACCACCGAGCCCGCCTACCGTTCGCTGGGCGGTCTTCGCTTCTCCAAGGGCCACGGTACGGGAAATGACTTTGTGCTCATCGCCGACCCTGACGGCGTCCACACCATTGACGCCGCGCAGGTTGCCGCGCTGTGCGACCGGCACCGCGGCATCGGCGGGGATGGCCTGATCAGGGCTGTTCCGTCCCGCTACCTGTCCGAGGGCCGCGAGTTGCTGCAAACCAGTCCCGAGGCGGAATGGTTCATGGACTACCGCAACGGAGACGGGTCCCTTTCAGAAATGTGTGGAAACGGCGTCCGCGTTTTTGTCCATTTCCTGCGCGCTGAAGGCCTGGTCAACCTGCCCGACGGCGGATCGCTGACCGTTGGAACGCGCGGCGGGCCCAAGACCGTAGTCCGCACCGGCGACACGTACGCCGTGGATATGGGGCCGTGGGAGTTCATCTTCCCCGGGGAGGCGACCGCCAAAGCCATGGACTCCCTCGTGACGGCGGACGGGCTCGAAGTTCCCCGCCCGGCCCTGTCCGTCAGCATGGGCAATCCCCACACCGTGGTGGCCCTGGCGGAACTGTCCGAGCTTGAAGCCACCAGGCTCTTCACCGCACCGGTGGTGGATCCGCTGCCGGCCAACGGCACCAACGTCGAATTTGTGGTGCCCGCCGAGCCGCTGGTCCACGACGGGGTTGGCACTGTCACCATGCGTGTCCATGAACGGGGCGTCGGCGAAACACAGTCCTGCGGCACCGGCGCCTGCGCTGCAGCGGTGGCCACCAGGCACTGGGCAGGGGCCGAGGCGCCGGACTCCTGGCTGGTCAACGTGCCCGGCGGCGTCGTCGGCGTGAAGTTCTTCTCAGGCGCGGCAGGCCACGAGCACGTCGAACTCAGCGGCCCGGCAGTGATCGTGGCTAGCGGGACGCTTTCCTGA